Part of the Peromyscus maniculatus bairdii isolate BWxNUB_F1_BW_parent chromosome 23, HU_Pman_BW_mat_3.1, whole genome shotgun sequence genome is shown below.
taaagaaagaggcaggcaacagaggaaaataaaacaaatagcacAAAGTACCCAAGAGGGTTTAAGTCTTGACTATAGGCTGTTAAACTACAGGAAACTCACTCAGTCATTCTGCTCTTCATTGTATGGCTCTTAGAAAGGAGAGGGGGATGgcaatgggagagaggaagggtgtTCAAAgagatgtgcatgggtgtgggaagATGTAACCCCTGCCAGGTTCATATCCAAGATTTCTTGGGGTTGATGCATGTGACACAGGCAGACATCCCCATAAGCGTCATTGGTCTTTAATCAGAAGAACTGAAAGGCTGCAGTCTCCATCTATATACAGACAGAGTGAATGTGCTGTGGGAGCCTGGAGTTTTATAGTACAGAACAATTGAAGCTTAAAGGATGAAAGTGTCCCTCTCCTGGTTATTTCACTAGAGCATCAAAgaattatgtttgtgttttcccatCCTAGAGATTCCAAGGTTTATATCGGTCCAGGTCAATGTTCCAGTccagaaatttaattaaaacatcacTAACCTTATATACCATGACATTGAAACTATAACCACTATCTTGGTGACAAAAAATGTTTGTAGATATATAATATTGACAGTATATTAGCCATTGTTACTATATCATCCGGATGTGGCCCAACATCTTACCAAAAGATATGATGTGAGTCCCCATCATAAGTATTGGCaatctttctctccaggttcaaGTGGAGGAGCTACCAGTTTTCTTTGGCCTTCATATTTGCCATTGAGGAGATCAACAGGAACACTCATATCTTACCCAACACATCTCTAGGATTTGAGCTATATAATGTCATAAACAATCACCTGGATATTCTGCAGGAAACTCTACTTTTCCTCACAGGAATGAGAATAAATATCCCCAATTACACATGTAGAAGGGAGACTAAGCCTGCTGCTTTACTTACAGGAACATCATGGGAAACGTCTATACAAATTGGAAGACTACTGAATCTTTACAAATATCCACAGGTGAGGTACATGGCTGTGAGGGAACAAGAAACTCATATTAAACTGGAGACATTTCAGGTGTTTTCAAATGTAAAGAAGTGAGGCTGTGACTTTCATGTATTGGAGAATAAATCAGGCATTTGTTTATATGTACTTATATACTTTGcttatgagagagaagagaaagagggtggAGCTTATAGTCAGTGTTTAGAAAACTCTGTTTCTTGTGATGAATTCTTCATAAATGTCTCCAGAGAAAGGATGGGAGTTTAAAATACCACGAGCATAAGTCTATACCAATCCAAAGTGTCACCTCAGGTTTAAGACTGTATTCTATATCAATCTTTTCACTTGTTtcttatttgaaattttctttagatTACTTTTGGGCGATTTGACACTATCCTAAGTGACAGAGGCcagttttcttctctctaccAGACAGCACAAAGGGATATATTTCTGTCACATGGCATTGTGATTTTGATGGTTCATTTCAGCTGGACCTGGGTGGGACTGGTTCTCATAGATGACCACAATGCAGCTGAGATTCTATCCAACTTGAGAGGAGAGATGGATAGAAACAGAGTGTGTGTAGCTTTTGTAGAAATGATTCCATTCAACTGGATGAACTCTGATTTTAAATCCAGAACAATGCATCCACAGATCCTGAAATCATCTGCAAATGTGGTTATCATTTATGATGTCACTAAATCTTTATATGCtctaataatatatataagtatacattcAATTGCTTGGAAAGTCTGGATCATTAAGTCACAATGGGATGTAACTACTCATGTTCCTTATTTCATATTTGATCCATTCCATGGTAGTCTCATTTTTGCACAACACCATGCTGAGATTTctgattttaggaagtttatccaGACATACAAGCCTTCCAAATATCCGGGAGATCATATCCTTGCTCTTCTTTGGAACACATATTTCAATTGCTCTTTTTCTGGACCTGATTGTAAAATTTTGGTTAACTGTCTACCCAATGCTTCTTTGGAAATGTTGCCTGGAAATGCTTTGGAAATGGACATGAGTGAAGAGAGTTACAATGTATATAATTCTGTATatgctgtggctcacagtctccATGAGATGACTGTCGAACAAGTAGAAATCCACCATCATAGCAATGGGGCGTTAAATACCTACCCTTGGGAGgtaatttctctttctgtatattttatacatagcCCTGTGACATACTGAGGTTTCTAAAGTACACACTACATGATTGTATACAGTGGCAGGTTTTACAAAAAAGTGCCTGAGAGACTGTATAAAATTCATCATCTGGAAGTCTTTGCAGACACATGTGTTATTGTTCATGTTGAATGGGTGGTgataagaatatttaaatatgtgtatcTCATCATCTACTTTGTGTTACAATTAACATCAGAATCTTGCTATCCTCTTTTGAAACCCCattattttaaagcatatttcAGAACAGAAATAGGAGAATTAGATCCTAAAACGTCAAATGCTATTAGATCCTTAAAGTTTAAATTCTGAATTTATGGTTATGATTCCTAACTgaccattttattacattttggacATGAACACCCCAATTTACAAACTGAAACTTTGAGTAGATTACTTACATATTTGGATGTGGCTAACACTTCAAGATTTTGGAATTTGTGTGAATTAATGCCAGGGATTTGGGACCTATACCTTCATTGGATTATTTTGAGCCTTTCTGGGAATAAATTCATCATAAAGTTCTGTATTTTTTCTAGGTACACCCTTATCTCAAGAATATCCATTTCAAAAATGGTGCCGAAGAACTTATGGTTTTGGATTCACAAAGGAAATTTGATGCAGTCTATGATATTTTCAACCTCTGGAATTTTCCAGATGGTCTCAGACAAAAGATAAAAGttggaacattttctccaaattcTCCACCAGGCCAAGAACTGTTTCTGTCTGACCATATGATACAGTGGGGTATAAGATTTGCAGAGGTGGGCTGGATCTTATCTAATTGTTTTGATCCTTATGTCAATAGAGATTTGTTTGTGGATGTAAGATTGTTGGTTTCTTACTGAATGCTCATCTGCATGCCCAAAACTACTGTCATTTGAGAAAGATTTTGTTGCCTTATacaacatgtgatttttttttccatactttTACATTTGCACCCATTTTTCTAATAATAAATACAGTGTCTATTCATTAAATTTACATTCCTGTCCTCAAACCACTTGACATGATTAGTAATTTGACTCCCAGATTAGGAAATATCAGGACACGATCATTTTGCCTTCATCACCTGGAAATGCACTGTAGCATGGAGGGCACATGTACATGGGTTAATTACATATCTTCctcatgaaaaaagaaacaatttgtcaaacaacaaagaaaaaaccaaaaatgaatacTCTGACATTACTTAAAACCAATGACTTATAGTTCACACTTGGTGTGAGCAGTTCATAATGATTCAGGAAATCATGTTGGCAGGGACGTGAGAAAGTGAGTCATGTTGTATCTTCACTCAGAAAGTAGAGAGATGTGAACACTCTCTTCTCatgcttttttcatttttttctgtccttaacTACATCCAATGAAATGGAATACCTAATTATCGAAtatgtcttcccacttcaaataccTTAATGTAGATCATCTCTCAAAGAAAGTCACAGAGAGAAGTTTATATACTAACTCTGAGTCCTGTCTAGTAAACAAATGTGAATTAAGCATGACCTTTGGGAAACAATGATACTCTCACTCGAGCAGTCATGAAGTATACAACATGATCAGGAAGGCATtacagttgcccattgaaatgtGTACTCAGTTAGCAAACTTCTTATTTTGCCCAACCTCTTATATTTTCACAATTGTTCAGATTTCTATTATCTCTAGACCATTATTTAAACACATTGATCTTCATGTATATACTATATTGAAATTAGAAGCATCAAAACAAGAATATGcaaagaataattataaaaacTTGCCATCTCATTGTCCAATattaagaaataatatttttttgttttaaaactatacaCTCCTGAGTATTTCCTTTTCACTATTTAATTCCCAGGTTCCTCGCTCTGTGTGCAGTGAGAgctgtgttcctggattcaggaAATCACCCCAGGAGGGCAAGGCTGCCTGCTGCTATGATTGCACTCGTTGTCCAGACAAtgagatttccaatgagacaggtaaGTGTCAGTCTAACTGGCGTATTCCCCACCTCTCCACAGTGTTCTGCAATTTCTAAGCTGATaagttctgggaaggaaaagtagagATAAGTCCTGTGGTTTTTTCacttataagtaaaaataatttggttcatattatcatcattttaaaacattttatttttcgggacagggtttctctgtgtagctttgtgcctttcctggaactcgctttatagagcaagctggcctcgaactcacagagatatgcctgcctctgcctccggagtgctgggattaaaggcatgagccaccacattttAAATGGTGCTCAGGCCGTTGAATCTCATTCTTGATTCATGTATTTGATCCACTGGAGCCATTGTTCCTTTCAGAGAACAAATTTACCAGTCATAGAATAGTCTGCTTTATTTCACCATGGcatttagcacacacacacacacacacacacacacacacacacacacacacacgcacacacatgcataggtcacacacacacacacatgcacacatgcacacacatgcataggcacacacacatgcacacacaaacacacacattataaatacTGAATTTTCTTGCATTTCAAAGCATATGTAGTTCATGATTGGCAGATATTTAAGGAACGGACCCTTATGCCACTCATTGCATAATTTCAGTCATGGTTCTAGGTTTATCAGATGTGATCAGAAAGATCATATTTGATTTACCTGTAGACATGTTTTAATATgttgttttaaattctttttctttttgttttatctgtgagtgttttgcctgcatgcatgtatgtgcacatgtacatgcttaGTGCATATGAAAGTTAGAAGAGGGTTTCAGAACTCCTGGAAGTGGAGGCACAGATAACATTGATATTTTTGTAGGCGCTTGCAACTGAAACTAGATCCTCCTTAAGAGTAATAGTATCCTGAAACACAGAACCATTTATCTACCTTCATCTTTTTGATTTCTAGTATAAATAACTTTCAACATTCCCTTAAAGGGTATCTTTCTTCCCCTTTTGCCTCCATCCCCATATGAGTACTAAAATTTCAAGCTGCTTAACTTCCATGGAGTGGGATGTGCTTCAGTATCATAGATATGTAATATCTAAAACTTGTCGTGAACCAGAATATAACCACTAGGGAAGTATGTCAATAAACTATTATGAGAATCTCTTATTGAACACAATTATCTTAAATCAATAGTTGCTATGCCTCAGGAATTTTTATCTAGATTTGTATAACTTCTGTGTTAATTTGATTAACATAAGCTAAAGAATGTAATAAGTACTCACTGATTCATTGTATACGATTGAttctattttaaacaagttaatggaagctttattaaacatagaggtatTTTATGGGTATGATGGTAAATTATGGGATGATGCCTTGTGACAACTAGGTGAAATGGCACATCATGACTTCTGTAATGATACTGTTGTGAATAAGTGATGCATAAATGCAAACCTTTGGTCTTTTAACAAGGCAGGACACTAAATTTGAAGGACCCTCTTTTCCAGGAATAGGTGGACAAAGTAGAGGAACTTTATGTCAGAATATatccaaagacaagaaaataggcATGAGACAATTGAGAACACTGAATGttcaaagcacacacaaacacaatgttgAATATGGAGAGGAAATTAATGAGGATTCTTCAACATTAATGTCTAGTGagaatttttcatatattaattgGAATACTTTGAGTAACAATATTTTTCCTGAATACACAgatgttttaactttattttataaagataGACACTTACAAATTATTTGGTGGctttaatttgccaaatttaaACCATTGATAAGGAGACTGACTATACAGATCATCAAAGACTTAATGTGCATATAGGTACTCTGTGTACATTAGGGCCATGTTCATTCATGAACATGCCAATTttattcattggagaaaactaaaagcATCAATATCAAATCCTAGATGTTTGTAGTTTAAGTAGATACTTTAAATTATTACAAGTAAGAAAGAATGATATACAACATAAATGCTAAATATTTCAACATAATGAATCCAAAACCTCAAATCCTATAGAGTGAAGtgtatctatattttaaaaatcatatttaaatctttatttaatgtgtatcaTGACTTATATACCCTGTGCATTTACAAAATAATATGTGGAGTTGCACAGATGAATCATTCATCATTTGCTAGAAACcaatataaataaacacatggaatATAGTAGAGACAAATTGCCTTGGGAGTGTGAGCACAACAGGAAGGCACAtctggaagaaacaaataaaatgctggtaATGGAATAAAGGATGCTACAGACTCTAGCAAAAAGATGAATTCAATAggtttttaattagaattttcaaCACCAATTAAATTGCAAATTTCACTTTGCAAAAATATCAAGTATTTTAATTGAAGtatgaaatggaaatattttaatgaaaataagtaataaatagaTTGACATTTATATCTCTTGAATTCAAGATAAAACGTACAAATTATAAATGATAAAGTATCACAGAACTTATCCCATGATCAACTAAGACTAAACCCAGAGTTTCATATCTATCTGTTCAACAGATATTTTCTCCCTAGGAATGATTAAACAGATCCACAAGGGTATTTTTTCCATCTTTCAAGAATCTAATAATTCTCATTCCCACAAGAATTATCAGAGAATGAACAGTTTGAAGAATTCAATAAATTCAATGTAAATAGATAAGTTTTGATATTAGGactgagaaaaacattaaaagaaagacATAACAAAGCATGTAATTTTTACTTAATTCACATGAAAAAGTCACACAAGGGAATACAGAAAGACATGATGATATGATCAAGTTAGGCATAtgtaatttaattcaatagtttatggcaatataaaaaatacaaattatcacttaattgaaaatatatttaaatataacaatGAAAAGGACAGACTTGTCAGTATCGATGTGGAATGGCTGATTAGATATCTTTTGGTAATCATCACTATTTAACACTTATTTACTTGAGTCTGAAACATGAAAAGGAAATGTGGGTAACTGCCAGAGAGCTGGTGCTGGGAAGTGGCTTGAGATAAAATGAGAACCTGTGCAGAGACTCACAATAACTTTAATTCCTCAGTAGATATGGATCATTGTGTGAGGTGTCCAGAAAGTCAATATGTAAACACAGAGCAGAACAACTGCCTCCAGAAAGCAGTGACTTTTCTGTCTTATGAAGACCCTTTGGGGAAGGCACTC
Proteins encoded:
- the LOC143270418 gene encoding vomeronasal type-2 receptor 116-like encodes the protein MEEILTLVTLNSFDAFQCDLKSLSPLHSDGNVIIAALFSLVNYYFMDIYDSRCEDEKAIEFKWRSYQFSLAFIFAIEEINRNTHILPNTSLGFELYNVINNHLDILQETLLFLTGMRINIPNYTCRRETKPAALLTGTSWETSIQIGRLLNLYKYPQITFGRFDTILSDRGQFSSLYQTAQRDIFLSHGIVILMVHFSWTWVGLVLIDDHNAAEILSNLRGEMDRNRVCVAFVEMIPFNWMNSDFKSRTMHPQILKSSANVVIIYDVTKSLYALIIYISIHSIAWKVWIIKSQWDVTTHVPYFIFDPFHGSLIFAQHHAEISDFRKFIQTYKPSKYPGDHILALLWNTYFNCSFSGPDCKILVNCLPNASLEMLPGNALEMDMSEESYNVYNSVYAVAHSLHEMTVEQVEIHHHSNGALNTYPWEVHPYLKNIHFKNGAEELMVLDSQRKFDAVYDIFNLWNFPDGLRQKIKVGTFSPNSPPGQELFLSDHMIQWGIRFAEVPRSVCSESCVPGFRKSPQEGKAACCYDCTRCPDNEISNETDMDHCVRCPESQYVNTEQNNCLQKAVTFLSYEDPLGKALTYLALGFSALTAGVLGIFVKYHHTPIVKANNQALSYILLITLIFCFLCPLLFIGHPNTATCILQQYTFAVLFTVAHSTVLAKTVTVVLAFKISMPGRLIRWIMISRATNLIIPVCTLIQLVLCGIWLSTSPPFIDSDAYTEHGHIIILCNKGSTLAFHSVLAYLCSMALGSYTMAYLSRNLPDTFNEAKFISFSMLVFFSVWVTFLPVYHSTKGKITVAMEVFSILASSAGLLGCIFVPKCHIILFRPHRNVLHHVRHKGHFKGKVNFAA